A window from Falsibacillus albus encodes these proteins:
- a CDS encoding cysteine protease StiP family protein translates to MMCLIKSSYTRNDVIMLLKDLSNVPLEGETLEREKRIQSGQHYSETLPSEKLPSPGYLDLFRRSLDREARDLATLTGLVSELIVNEKGTDLILVSLARAGTPIGILIKRYLKYRYQLDIPHYSVSIIRGAGLDGNAIKYIRKHHRNSSIQFIDGWTGKGSIQKELTKSVKSLNEQFGFQLDDQLAVLADPADCASLYGTKNDIFIPSACLNSTVSGLISRTVLNRLYIEQDDFHGAKYYQEWEEDDVSREFVEVVCSQFPAVSNDVQTCLISKGYKIQPPLWRGMKDIEVIKHYFNIQNAHFIKPGIGETTRVLLRRHPWKVLMKDIHDPNLEHIRMLAKEKDVPIEPFADMEYKCCGIIKPMQAEK, encoded by the coding sequence ATGATGTGTCTGATCAAAAGCAGTTATACACGCAATGATGTCATTATGCTACTTAAAGATCTAAGCAATGTTCCTTTGGAAGGGGAGACTCTTGAGAGGGAAAAACGAATTCAGTCTGGTCAGCATTATTCAGAAACACTCCCTTCAGAAAAACTGCCCTCACCGGGTTATCTGGATCTGTTTCGACGGTCGCTGGATCGTGAGGCGCGTGATTTGGCCACTTTGACAGGGCTTGTCTCAGAACTTATAGTGAATGAAAAAGGCACGGACTTGATTCTTGTATCGCTTGCACGCGCCGGCACCCCGATCGGTATTTTGATCAAACGGTATTTGAAGTATAGATACCAACTGGATATCCCCCATTATAGCGTCTCCATCATCAGGGGAGCGGGTTTGGATGGGAATGCGATCAAGTATATACGAAAACATCATCGAAATAGCAGCATTCAATTTATTGACGGATGGACAGGCAAAGGGTCCATTCAAAAAGAACTGACGAAATCTGTGAAAAGTCTTAATGAACAATTCGGTTTTCAATTGGATGATCAGCTTGCTGTTTTGGCAGACCCTGCTGATTGTGCGTCGTTGTATGGTACAAAAAATGATATCTTTATCCCGAGTGCCTGTCTGAACTCGACTGTGTCTGGACTGATCAGCAGGACCGTGTTGAATCGATTATATATTGAACAAGATGATTTTCATGGAGCTAAATATTATCAGGAATGGGAAGAGGATGACGTTTCGAGGGAATTTGTTGAAGTGGTTTGCTCTCAATTTCCAGCTGTTAGCAATGATGTCCAAACCTGTTTAATCTCAAAGGGATATAAAATACAGCCTCCTTTGTGGAGAGGAATGAAAGATATCGAAGTGATAAAACATTATTTCAATATTCAAAACGCTCATTTCATCAAACCGGGAATAGGGGAAACGACAAGGGTTCTGTTAAGAAGGCATCCTTGGAAAGTGCTGATGAAAGATATTCATGATCCCAATCTTGAGCATATACGAATGCTTGCCAAGGAAAAGGATGTCCCGATTGAACCATTTGCGGATATGGAATATAAATGCTGCGGGATCATCAAGCCAATGCAGGCGGAGAAGTGA
- a CDS encoding YceG family protein encodes MNDPITPFPLSFTVNDWFQMLKKPLTQREGYKQDEGSISFGQVAGRLLGTHLSEDEYFEELYDAVHNEQVSIHLLQEELDKSIETERFQAIQKILMIHQEERGLSVNRLIAFLDGEKLIPQSENRQLYFHFRTAFTKLLNTYQHKHKEGLMDPGFRRVMVDMVKWLWNHLDHWVQDSDFLINPPKVLWYGDATESERYFLYYLILAGCDVLIFHPEGKDILLELDDDQQVSKVLSYPSKTQLTPFPKTRPVRKSTVAFRASQEIDKVLHSDESMLYKPWQFRNYEPMSITLKTTYDELFILMKERSFIRPNFEVKGNKVRIPVLFAKVQGVSKNRKQYWDRVQDLTDRENALTVRRFPFTKEINSNLLFHYKNALDSQGVLQPEQIIQSNWWKYKELPNGLQLGIAAAVSRYCASPRLKALQHETNEQLQLFLFTQAMGIPAEILKLLQKFDYAQDVPKLILYNTEENGKMTRSDAALIALLNEIGLDIVIFNPPGQNDIELFMDEKYYDTHWLEDVSFGEEFKEASVFKKLMKKIF; translated from the coding sequence ATGAATGATCCTATAACACCATTTCCACTCTCCTTTACAGTAAATGATTGGTTCCAAATGCTGAAAAAACCACTGACTCAGCGTGAGGGGTATAAGCAGGATGAAGGAAGCATCTCTTTTGGCCAGGTGGCCGGACGGTTGCTGGGAACGCATCTCTCTGAGGATGAATATTTTGAAGAGCTTTATGATGCGGTCCACAATGAGCAAGTATCCATCCACCTTTTGCAGGAAGAACTTGATAAATCGATTGAGACGGAACGGTTTCAAGCCATCCAAAAGATTCTTATGATTCATCAGGAAGAAAGGGGGCTGTCCGTAAACCGCCTCATTGCTTTTCTGGATGGGGAAAAGTTGATTCCACAATCTGAGAATCGCCAATTATATTTTCATTTTCGGACAGCATTCACCAAGTTGCTGAATACTTACCAACATAAACATAAAGAAGGGCTGATGGATCCTGGGTTTAGAAGGGTCATGGTCGACATGGTCAAATGGCTTTGGAACCATTTGGATCATTGGGTTCAAGACTCTGATTTCCTCATAAATCCACCTAAAGTTCTCTGGTATGGAGATGCAACAGAAAGTGAGCGTTATTTTCTTTATTACCTAATTTTAGCAGGGTGCGACGTATTAATTTTTCATCCGGAAGGGAAGGACATCCTCCTCGAATTAGACGATGACCAGCAGGTATCCAAAGTTCTTTCATATCCTTCAAAAACTCAGCTTACTCCTTTTCCTAAAACCAGGCCGGTAAGGAAATCGACGGTTGCTTTCAGGGCGTCTCAGGAAATTGACAAGGTGCTGCACTCGGACGAATCCATGCTTTATAAACCATGGCAATTCCGCAATTATGAACCTATGTCCATAACACTGAAGACGACCTATGACGAATTATTTATTCTGATGAAGGAAAGATCATTCATCCGTCCAAACTTTGAAGTCAAAGGAAATAAAGTGCGAATCCCGGTCTTGTTTGCCAAGGTCCAGGGAGTATCGAAAAACAGGAAGCAATATTGGGATCGCGTCCAGGATTTAACCGATCGGGAAAATGCCCTTACAGTGAGACGCTTCCCGTTTACGAAAGAAATAAATTCGAACTTATTATTCCATTATAAAAATGCTTTGGATTCCCAAGGAGTGCTTCAGCCGGAACAAATTATCCAGAGCAACTGGTGGAAGTATAAGGAACTGCCAAATGGATTGCAATTGGGCATTGCTGCTGCTGTATCACGCTACTGCGCATCTCCAAGGCTAAAAGCTCTTCAGCATGAAACGAATGAACAACTGCAGCTTTTCCTATTTACTCAAGCCATGGGCATTCCAGCAGAAATATTAAAGCTTCTTCAAAAATTTGACTATGCACAGGATGTACCGAAGCTTATTCTGTATAATACTGAAGAAAATGGCAAAATGACAAGATCCGATGCGGCACTGATTGCATTATTGAATGAAATCGGCCTGGACATCGTTATTTTTAACCCCCCTGGCCAAAACGATATAGAGTTGTTTATGGACGAAAAATATTACGATACCCATTGGTTGGAAGATGTGAGCTTCGGTGAAGAATTTAAAGAGGCCTCTGTATTCAAAAAATTGATGAAAAAAATTTTTTAA
- a CDS encoding toxic anion resistance protein, with amino-acid sequence MSNLTSVQDVNQLQTLNLDQKEEVMQSGAQQLKEKLKKEPEVAQIANNIDHKNQIALLEFGKETANEISAFSGRVLNSIKSSSMEESSQLLKQLGKIMDKFDSKDFVEDKGFISKIFKRGQKMIEKLFAKYQTMGSEIDKVYVEITKYESEMKSSTQTLEQLYEQNFQYYLELEKYIVAGELKLEELKKRLPELEGKVQNGDQLAGMELDSLKNAVELLDQRVYDLEMAKQVSFQSAPQIRMLQRGNTKLIGKINSAFVTTIPIFKNSLINAIAAKRQNLVAQSMNELDKRTNEMLLRNAQNISQQSVDIARMAGRPSIKLETMEETWNIIVKGMEETKAIEEENKRLREEGRTRLAQLQDNYEKMKTKQ; translated from the coding sequence ATGTCTAATCTTACATCCGTTCAAGATGTCAATCAGCTTCAAACGTTGAACCTCGACCAGAAAGAAGAAGTCATGCAAAGCGGTGCACAGCAATTAAAGGAAAAATTAAAAAAAGAACCGGAAGTGGCTCAGATTGCCAATAATATTGACCATAAAAATCAAATTGCCCTATTGGAATTCGGGAAGGAAACAGCCAATGAAATATCAGCCTTCTCCGGGCGTGTGTTGAATTCCATTAAATCAAGCAGCATGGAAGAGTCCAGTCAATTGCTGAAACAGCTTGGAAAGATCATGGACAAGTTCGACAGCAAAGACTTTGTGGAAGACAAGGGATTCATCTCAAAGATTTTTAAGCGCGGCCAAAAAATGATTGAAAAGTTATTTGCAAAGTACCAAACGATGGGATCGGAAATCGATAAGGTGTATGTGGAAATAACAAAATATGAATCAGAAATGAAAAGCTCAACCCAAACTTTGGAGCAGTTATACGAACAGAACTTCCAATATTATTTGGAGCTTGAAAAATACATCGTGGCAGGAGAATTGAAATTGGAGGAGTTGAAAAAACGCCTTCCCGAATTGGAGGGCAAAGTCCAAAACGGTGATCAGCTTGCCGGGATGGAATTGGATTCACTCAAAAATGCAGTGGAGCTTCTGGATCAGCGTGTTTATGACCTAGAAATGGCCAAACAGGTTTCATTCCAATCTGCACCACAAATTCGGATGCTGCAGCGTGGAAATACAAAGCTGATCGGAAAGATCAATTCTGCTTTCGTCACAACGATCCCAATTTTTAAAAACAGCCTCATTAATGCAATTGCGGCAAAGAGGCAGAATCTTGTAGCTCAATCCATGAATGAACTTGATAAAAGAACAAATGAAATGCTGCTGAGAAATGCCCAGAATATTTCACAACAAAGTGTGGATATTGCAAGAATGGCTGGAAGGCCGAGCATCAAGCTGGAAACCATGGAAGAAACATGGAACATCATCGTAAAAGGAATGGAAGAAACAAAAGCCATCGAAGAAGAGAACAAGCGCCTGCGTGAAGAAGGCCGTACAAGGCTTGCCCAGCTGCAGGACAACTATGAAAAAATGAAAACTAAGCAATAA
- a CDS encoding M15 family metallopeptidase, whose product MKKTHTMISVTLLLLSGCGVELHKHTSPKDNTDALIQNSDNSEPQQQEKTEIPPSNENSTADAHKQTQQSKEKESKEPEKQPEDQNQSPKPPQSQSGDKKQNTSQQKDDSSDSKASSQQKGLPTVADPAALQVMVNKSIALPKNYRPADLVRPNVAFSFGSQKLEKGLLRKSAAAALEKMFNGAKKDGIVLIAASGFRSYQTQAYLFNREVKQVGLKKAEIAVARPGTSEHQTGLTMDITSKSMNYSLGERFESTNEGKWLQQHAYEYGFIMRYPKRKEAITKYEYEPWHYRYVGIELANIIHAKGLTLEEYFGDKKGI is encoded by the coding sequence ATGAAAAAAACACATACGATGATCTCAGTGACTCTCTTACTGCTCTCAGGCTGTGGGGTCGAATTACATAAACACACTTCTCCAAAGGACAACACCGATGCGTTGATCCAAAACTCAGATAACAGCGAGCCGCAGCAACAAGAAAAAACTGAAATACCACCAAGCAATGAGAATTCCACGGCAGATGCCCACAAACAGACTCAGCAAAGCAAGGAAAAGGAATCCAAAGAACCTGAAAAACAGCCTGAAGATCAAAATCAATCTCCAAAACCGCCACAAAGTCAATCAGGTGATAAAAAGCAAAATACATCTCAACAAAAGGATGATTCTTCTGACAGCAAAGCATCCAGTCAACAAAAGGGACTCCCTACAGTGGCTGACCCAGCTGCCCTCCAAGTAATGGTGAATAAATCGATTGCACTTCCAAAAAACTATCGCCCTGCAGATTTGGTCCGACCGAATGTCGCCTTTTCATTCGGCAGCCAAAAACTTGAAAAGGGATTACTTCGTAAATCGGCTGCGGCTGCGTTGGAGAAAATGTTCAATGGTGCCAAAAAAGACGGCATTGTTTTGATAGCAGCATCCGGATTCCGTTCTTATCAGACGCAAGCCTATTTATTCAATCGTGAAGTTAAACAAGTTGGTCTTAAAAAAGCCGAGATTGCTGTAGCGCGTCCTGGAACGAGCGAACATCAGACTGGATTGACAATGGATATCACTTCAAAAAGTATGAACTACAGCTTGGGAGAACGGTTTGAAAGTACAAATGAGGGAAAATGGCTGCAGCAGCATGCGTACGAGTATGGATTTATCATGCGTTACCCAAAAAGAAAGGAAGCCATCACAAAATATGAATATGAGCCATGGCACTATCGATACGTAGGTATTGAACTGGCAAACATCATTCATGCCAAAGGTTTGACACTTGAAGAATATTTCGGAGATAAGAAAGGCATTTAA
- a CDS encoding XdhC family protein: MESIHSILKYLSETGKKSVLATIIDVDGSAYLKEGSLQLFSEDEKQIGMISAGCLEQDIAARAKEMMLNGQMQQTIEYDLSDEEESGWGRGAGCNGTLLVSLELVNERLRDELMVLQKDLANGHSVMHTKCFSINHELKEYSFDIVSDDAMIQSHLLKKTGFDSSSYIYRQIFHPKPRLILFGGGRDAEPLCALASACGFSIWIVDWRPARLVRSNFPAANRLLELLPEQIPGNICFKESDYVVIMTHFYRFDQQVINHALGAGVKYVGILGSRDRTQKLLEGREIPKNLYAPIGLKIGAKGPAEIAISIMGEIIDVSRRKGERREAENGKDDWSAPGGRKEQQDGQKQAGDEA; encoded by the coding sequence ATGGAATCGATCCATTCTATTTTAAAATACCTTTCTGAAACGGGGAAAAAGTCTGTACTTGCTACAATCATCGATGTTGATGGATCAGCTTATTTAAAAGAAGGAAGCTTGCAGTTATTTTCCGAGGATGAAAAGCAGATCGGGATGATTTCTGCAGGATGTTTGGAACAGGATATAGCTGCCAGGGCAAAAGAGATGATGTTGAATGGCCAAATGCAACAAACGATTGAATATGATTTGTCTGACGAGGAAGAAAGCGGATGGGGAAGAGGTGCAGGGTGCAACGGAACCTTACTTGTGTCACTGGAATTAGTCAATGAGCGATTAAGGGATGAATTAATGGTACTGCAAAAAGATTTGGCCAATGGACATTCGGTGATGCATACCAAATGTTTTTCTATAAATCACGAACTGAAGGAATATTCTTTCGACATCGTTTCTGATGATGCGATGATACAAAGTCATTTATTGAAAAAAACTGGTTTTGATTCATCTTCTTATATCTATCGTCAAATATTCCATCCAAAACCAAGATTGATATTATTTGGGGGAGGAAGGGATGCTGAGCCATTGTGTGCACTTGCTTCAGCGTGCGGTTTCTCTATTTGGATAGTGGATTGGAGGCCGGCAAGGCTGGTTCGATCAAATTTCCCGGCAGCAAATCGATTGCTTGAACTCCTGCCAGAACAAATACCAGGGAATATTTGCTTTAAGGAAAGTGATTATGTTGTCATCATGACCCATTTTTATAGATTCGATCAGCAAGTCATCAATCATGCTTTGGGAGCTGGTGTAAAGTATGTGGGGATACTAGGATCAAGGGACCGCACTCAAAAACTATTAGAAGGAAGGGAAATACCAAAGAACCTATATGCTCCTATAGGATTAAAAATCGGTGCTAAAGGTCCGGCTGAAATTGCAATCAGCATCATGGGGGAAATAATCGATGTATCTAGGAGAAAAGGAGAAAGGAGAGAGGCGGAAAATGGGAAAGATGATTGGAGTGCTCCTGGGGGCAGGAAAGAGCAGCAGGATGGGCAAAAACAAGCTGGCGATGAAGCTTAA
- a CDS encoding NTP transferase domain-containing protein: MGKMIGVLLGAGKSSRMGKNKLAMKLKHGPVGHYALRSALMSNLDHIIFVGSDVILPSWVSGDLKNAFLQSLWSYHYSPESCVGMSHSLREGVRFAEALEATAMMVILADQPFQSAMLLNRMIITFNKRLPPFLGTSIHSATIPPVIISGKLFSELHKLQGDHGARFLLEKYKDSYSIMEVHDPFYNFDIDTRDDFEMAGRIEAAMEKENSKKRGADGLEHLGEERRSKGGI, from the coding sequence ATGGGAAAGATGATTGGAGTGCTCCTGGGGGCAGGAAAGAGCAGCAGGATGGGCAAAAACAAGCTGGCGATGAAGCTTAAGCATGGTCCCGTCGGTCATTATGCCTTACGGTCAGCCTTGATGTCGAATTTGGATCATATCATCTTTGTCGGTTCTGATGTTATACTCCCTTCATGGGTCTCGGGTGATTTGAAGAATGCCTTTCTGCAATCGCTTTGGTCCTATCATTATTCTCCTGAGTCATGTGTAGGCATGTCCCATTCCTTGAGAGAAGGCGTGAGATTCGCAGAAGCACTAGAGGCCACTGCAATGATGGTCATTTTGGCTGATCAACCATTCCAATCGGCAATGCTCCTCAATCGAATGATCATAACTTTCAACAAACGGCTTCCTCCTTTTCTCGGAACATCCATTCATTCTGCCACAATCCCTCCTGTAATTATTTCCGGTAAACTTTTTTCAGAGCTTCATAAGCTTCAAGGTGATCACGGGGCAAGGTTCTTACTTGAAAAATATAAAGATTCTTACAGCATCATGGAGGTTCATGATCCATTTTATAATTTTGACATTGACACGAGAGATGATTTTGAAATGGCTGGGAGAATTGAGGCTGCCATGGAGAAAGAGAATAGTAAAAAGAGGGGAGCTGATGGACTTGAGCATCTTGGGGAAGAGCGTCGTTCGAAAGGAGGCATATGA
- a CDS encoding xanthine dehydrogenase family protein molybdopterin-binding subunit, translating to MDLSILGKSVVRKEAYEKVTGKAMYTNDFHHSNLLHAKLLLSKYAHAKIIYIKVSKAWEVPGVKAIVLGHDLPLTGEEIRDRPPLAKDKVRYFGEPVAMVVAATPMAAKRAADLIEVEYDLLPVVNSPTEALVPTAPLVHEKLETYYKDEFVYPIPGTNIANSVKIRKGNMVNGWEKCSFIVEEAFSFAPSDHAAMETRCAVCEITLDGKVKMMTSSQAPYMVKRLIADYFSVDMGLIIVETPFVGGGYGGKASVQLELLAYLASRAAGGRKVKIWNTREEDLITSPCHIGLDAKIRIGCNSDGLIEAADILYLFDGGAYSDKAADLARAAAVDCTGPYCIENIKCDSLCIYTNHPYAAPYRGFSHAELLFAFERTMDELAKKMGMDPLHFREINAIRPGDATPTQVKLNKSNIGNLPACIEKLKKLMEWEKGLIEQIDDNTIRAKGVSCVWKTSTIDPDSSSNVILTFNPDGSINIISGIIEIGTGTKTILAQLLAEKLKMDIDQIHVQMEINTQSTPEHWKTVASRGVFMAGNALLRAADDVIDQLKNIASCILRVSAYDLEVGYGEVYLRDDPNKNLLIKDIAYGYEFPNGNSIGGQIIGRGNYILRRMTHMDPETGAGQLGPEWIVGAEGVEVEYNKRDFTYKIVKAFAVVDIGKVLNEKAAMGQLMGAMSMGLAFGGRETFVFDELGRILNPQLRTYRPLRYGEHPEYHVEFVETPQIDAPYGARGAGEHGILGMPAALGNALSLAAGVQVNQLPLIPETIWRAKKGES from the coding sequence ATGGACTTGAGCATCTTGGGGAAGAGCGTCGTTCGAAAGGAGGCATATGAGAAGGTTACAGGAAAGGCCATGTATACAAATGATTTTCACCACAGTAATTTGCTGCATGCAAAGCTATTATTGAGCAAGTATGCCCATGCAAAAATCATTTATATCAAAGTATCAAAAGCATGGGAGGTTCCTGGAGTAAAGGCGATTGTACTAGGACACGACCTTCCTTTGACAGGGGAGGAAATAAGAGATCGTCCGCCGCTGGCAAAGGATAAAGTTAGATATTTTGGCGAACCAGTAGCTATGGTTGTGGCTGCCACTCCAATGGCAGCCAAAAGGGCAGCGGATCTGATCGAAGTGGAATACGATCTTCTTCCTGTAGTCAACTCTCCAACGGAAGCACTTGTCCCTACTGCCCCGCTTGTACATGAAAAACTAGAAACCTATTATAAAGATGAATTTGTTTATCCGATCCCTGGAACGAATATCGCTAATTCGGTAAAAATCCGTAAAGGAAACATGGTGAACGGATGGGAAAAGTGTTCATTCATCGTCGAGGAAGCCTTTTCTTTTGCACCATCTGATCATGCGGCCATGGAAACCAGATGCGCCGTATGCGAAATTACGCTTGATGGGAAGGTCAAAATGATGACATCGTCCCAAGCCCCATACATGGTGAAGAGATTGATTGCAGACTATTTTTCCGTTGATATGGGACTTATTATCGTTGAAACCCCTTTTGTTGGGGGCGGTTATGGAGGTAAGGCTTCGGTACAGCTGGAATTATTGGCTTACCTTGCGTCAAGGGCAGCTGGCGGAAGAAAAGTGAAGATTTGGAATACACGGGAAGAAGACCTGATTACTTCGCCTTGCCATATCGGCCTTGATGCAAAGATAAGAATCGGCTGCAATTCAGATGGTCTGATAGAAGCGGCAGATATATTATATCTATTCGATGGTGGAGCATACTCAGATAAAGCTGCGGATTTAGCAAGGGCGGCAGCGGTCGATTGCACAGGCCCCTATTGTATCGAGAATATCAAGTGTGATTCTCTCTGCATCTATACAAATCACCCTTACGCAGCACCATATCGCGGGTTCAGCCATGCTGAACTTTTATTTGCGTTCGAAAGGACCATGGATGAGCTGGCCAAAAAGATGGGTATGGATCCTTTACATTTCAGGGAGATCAATGCCATCCGACCAGGAGATGCCACTCCTACACAAGTGAAGCTAAATAAAAGTAATATCGGAAACCTGCCTGCTTGTATCGAAAAACTGAAAAAATTGATGGAGTGGGAGAAGGGATTGATCGAACAAATCGATGATAATACGATCCGTGCAAAAGGGGTCAGCTGTGTTTGGAAGACATCCACAATCGATCCGGATTCAAGTTCGAACGTCATTTTAACTTTCAATCCAGATGGCAGCATCAACATCATATCCGGGATCATCGAGATCGGAACGGGTACGAAAACGATACTCGCCCAGTTATTGGCTGAAAAATTAAAGATGGACATCGATCAGATCCATGTGCAGATGGAAATCAACACACAATCAACTCCTGAGCATTGGAAGACAGTTGCCAGCAGGGGAGTATTCATGGCAGGAAATGCACTTTTGAGAGCTGCGGACGATGTCATTGATCAGTTGAAAAATATAGCATCATGTATTTTAAGGGTATCTGCCTACGATTTGGAAGTCGGTTATGGTGAGGTGTACCTAAGGGATGATCCCAATAAGAATTTATTAATAAAAGATATTGCGTACGGGTATGAATTTCCGAATGGGAATTCAATCGGAGGACAGATTATCGGCCGTGGAAATTACATCCTTAGGAGAATGACCCATATGGATCCCGAAACAGGAGCAGGTCAGCTTGGTCCAGAATGGATAGTCGGTGCAGAAGGTGTAGAAGTGGAATATAACAAGCGAGATTTCACGTATAAGATCGTTAAAGCTTTCGCAGTGGTCGATATCGGGAAGGTGCTGAATGAAAAGGCGGCCATGGGCCAGTTGATGGGAGCGATGAGTATGGGGCTTGCTTTTGGAGGCAGGGAAACCTTTGTGTTCGATGAATTAGGCAGAATTCTCAACCCCCAGCTTCGAACGTACCGTCCGCTTCGATATGGAGAACATCCTGAATATCACGTTGAATTTGTCGAGACGCCGCAGATTGATGCGCCATACGGAGCCAGAGGGGCAGGAGAGCACGGAATATTGGGAATGCCTGCCGCGTTAGGCAATGCCCTGTCCCTTGCGGCCGGAGTACAAGTCAATCAACTTCCACTCATTCCTGAAACCATCTGGAGAGCCAAAAAGGGGGAGTCGTAA
- a CDS encoding FAD binding domain-containing protein encodes MLTFPFDYFRPITVSEALQTAESINRKGAKALYYGGGTEILTLGRLGMYYADAMIDIKNIPLCKVYQSDDEFLYIGSALTLMEIDQQAFFPLLRDTVKEIADHTSRNKITIGGNICGKIFYREAVLPLLLTDSLVLIASPGEQEMKYVNIHDIFNQEIQLAREGFIILFSIPKKFITMPYHAVKKRQQWDTGYPLITLNGMRVDDEIRVAVSGLCPFPFRSLEMEKKLNMFGASIEHKVTSAMNELPDQILDDQEGSSEYRLFVFKNMLLDMLKTIGGGLA; translated from the coding sequence ATGCTGACGTTCCCTTTTGACTATTTCCGGCCAATAACGGTATCGGAGGCACTGCAAACAGCAGAATCGATCAATCGAAAGGGTGCTAAAGCGCTGTATTATGGTGGAGGAACTGAAATCCTCACTCTTGGACGATTGGGTATGTATTATGCGGATGCCATGATCGATATTAAAAACATCCCTCTTTGTAAGGTTTATCAATCGGATGATGAATTTTTATATATCGGTTCCGCGCTTACATTGATGGAAATTGACCAGCAAGCCTTTTTCCCTCTTTTAAGAGATACTGTAAAGGAGATTGCGGATCATACATCTCGTAATAAAATTACAATCGGAGGGAATATCTGTGGGAAGATATTTTATAGAGAGGCAGTGCTCCCTTTATTGTTGACAGACAGCCTTGTCCTGATTGCAAGTCCCGGTGAACAGGAAATGAAGTATGTGAACATTCATGACATTTTCAATCAGGAGATTCAACTTGCACGAGAAGGATTCATCATTTTATTTTCGATTCCAAAAAAGTTCATCACAATGCCCTATCACGCGGTAAAAAAGAGACAGCAGTGGGATACTGGCTATCCTTTGATCACACTGAATGGGATGAGGGTGGATGATGAAATCAGGGTTGCGGTAAGCGGATTATGTCCATTTCCATTTCGGTCATTGGAAATGGAGAAGAAGTTAAACATGTTTGGTGCATCTATTGAACATAAAGTGACTTCAGCGATGAATGAGCTTCCCGATCAGATATTGGATGACCAAGAAGGATCTAGCGAATATCGATTGTTTGTGTTTAAAAATATGCTTCTGGATATGCTTAAGACAATCGGGGGTGGTTTGGCATGA
- a CDS encoding (2Fe-2S)-binding protein gives MRSSGEYKVALTINNEERRITVSSSESLLNMIRTKFGLTGAKPGCLNGDCGACTVMVDQDPIKSCMMLAVEAEGKCITTIEGLSHDPIQEAFIDHFAFQCGYCTPGFIMNIRAMLLNHPDADPCIIKEWLGSNICRCTGYKEIEEAVKSVLGNSVG, from the coding sequence ATGAGGTCTTCAGGCGAATATAAAGTCGCGTTAACGATCAATAATGAGGAGCGGCGAATTACTGTTTCATCTTCAGAAAGCTTATTGAACATGATCAGGACCAAATTCGGACTGACAGGTGCAAAGCCAGGGTGCTTGAACGGGGATTGCGGAGCGTGTACGGTAATGGTGGATCAGGATCCGATCAAGTCGTGCATGATGTTGGCAGTTGAAGCAGAAGGAAAATGCATCACAACTATAGAAGGTTTGAGCCATGATCCAATTCAAGAAGCATTCATCGATCATTTCGCATTCCAATGTGGATATTGCACACCGGGCTTTATCATGAATATCCGCGCAATGTTATTGAATCACCCGGATGCAGATCCCTGCATCATTAAGGAATGGCTAGGGTCTAATATTTGCCGTTGTACAGGTTACAAAGAAATTGAAGAAGCGGTTAAATCGGTATTGGGGAATTCGGTTGGATAA
- a CDS encoding PadR family transcriptional regulator, producing MFNRELVKGSTSIILLQLLNEKDMYGYELVKEMNMRSDNHLQMKEGTLYPALHKLEKQEYIQCYWQEQEKGPARKYYRITDEGKVILNEKTKEWDQFVKVMNKVIRRTGHDSM from the coding sequence ATGTTTAATCGAGAATTGGTCAAAGGCAGTACATCCATCATCCTTTTACAGCTATTGAATGAGAAGGATATGTATGGATATGAATTGGTCAAAGAAATGAATATGAGAAGCGACAATCATCTTCAGATGAAGGAAGGAACTCTCTATCCAGCTCTGCACAAGCTTGAAAAACAGGAGTATATCCAATGCTACTGGCAGGAGCAGGAAAAGGGACCAGCCAGGAAATACTATCGCATTACAGATGAAGGAAAAGTGATCCTCAATGAAAAAACGAAGGAATGGGATCAATTTGTCAAGGTCATGAACAAGGTCATCAGGAGAACCGGACATGATTCAATGTAA